Genomic DNA from Anaerolineae bacterium:
CTGAAATTCGCCCCGGGAACAGTTTGCCGATTGCCAATATCCCGGTGGGAACGATGGTTCATAATATCGAACTCAAAGTTGGTAAAGGTGGTCAACTGGTTCGAGCGGCTGGAGGTTCTGCTCAACTGCTGGCAAAAGAGGGCAATTACGCTCAAATTCGCTTGCCTTCTGGCGAAGTGCGTTTGGTTTTACAACAGTGTTATGCGACCATTGGGCAGGTGGGCAATGTTGACCACAGCAATGTGAAACTGGGCAAAGCCGGACGGAAGCGTCACCTTGGCATTCGTCCGACGGTGCGAGGCACCGCGATGAGTCCGCGCGACCATCCTCACGGAGGTGGTGAAGGTCGTCAACCAATCGGTATGCCAGGCCCGAAAAGCCCTTGGGGTAAACCAACCCGAGGGTATAAAACCCGCCGTAACAAGCAAACCGATCAGTATATTGTGCGTCGGCGGAGTAAGAAGCGACGCTAAATTGAACTGAAATAAACGGATGAAAAACCGAATGGAGAAGATGGAATGGGACGATCACTAAAAAAGGGCCCGTTTGTAGATCCAAAATTGCTTCTTCGCATTGAAGCGATGAATGAAAAAGGCGAAAAGAAGGTGATTCGCACCTGGAGCCGCGATAGTACGATTTTCCCACAGATGGTTGGTCATACCATTGCCGTCCATGACGGTCGCCGCCATGTACCGATCTACATCACTGAAAATATGGTTGGCCATAAGTTGGGAGA
This window encodes:
- a CDS encoding LSU ribosomal protein L2p (L8e), whose protein sequence is MAVKTYKPTTPGQRGMTGYTFEEITKTSPERSLLVPLRKKGGRNAYGRVTVRHRGGGNRRFIRIVDFKRDKRGIPARVAAIEYDPNRTARLALLHYADGEKRYILAPLDLKVGDTVLAGPEAEIRPGNSLPIANIPVGTMVHNIELKVGKGGQLVRAAGGSAQLLAKEGNYAQIRLPSGEVRLVLQQCYATIGQVGNVDHSNVKLGKAGRKRHLGIRPTVRGTAMSPRDHPHGGGEGRQPIGMPGPKSPWGKPTRGYKTRRNKQTDQYIVRRRSKKRR
- a CDS encoding SSU ribosomal protein S19p (S15e); its protein translation is MGRSLKKGPFVDPKLLLRIEAMNEKGEKKVIRTWSRDSTIFPQMVGHTIAVHDGRRHVPIYITENMVGHKLGEFAPTRTFRGHVAEKKVKRGKK